From the Streptococcus halotolerans genome, the window CATGGATTTCTCCATCTTCAACTTTATCAACAGCGCCGAACCCATTTTCAACAACAAACAGTGGCAAATGATAACGATCATATAGTTGACTTAATGAAATTCGAAGCCCCAGCGGATCAATCGCCCAGCCCCATTCACTCGTATTCAAGTAGGGATTTTTATAGGCCAAGACTTGATTTCCTTCAGAACGTTCTGCGTTTGGATCAGAACTTGCAACAGTAGACATATAATATGAGAACCCTATATAATCAACTGTTCCAGCTGCAATGATTGCATCATCATCGCCTTCCTTAACAATTTCAAATCCTTGTCGCTCAAATTCTTTTAGTTGATAATTTGGATAATAGCCGCGACATTGGACATCCATTACAAACTCTTGTTGTCTATTGCGTTTTACAGCTTCATAAACATCTTCTGGACGACAGGACATAGGATAGGCAGGAATATAGGCTACCATCATACCTATTTTAAATTTTGGATTGATGGAATGCCCAAGTTGTACAGCCTTGGCACTAGCTACGAAAATATGGTGCAGTGCCTGAAATTTACTTTGTGGTTCTGAACTTCTGATGCCAATCTGTGCCCAAGAGCGTAAAAAGTTAATCTCATTGAAGGTCATCCAGTATTTGACCTTATTTTTAAATCGTTTAAAAATTACCTCACAAAGAAATACATAGTAGTCAATAACTTTACGACTAGACCAACCATCATATTGATCAGCTAAGTACATTGGAATATCGAAGTGGTTAATCGTAATAATCGGCTCAATAGAATACTTTAACAATTCATCAATCACTGATTCATAAAATTGAAGCCCCTCTTCATTAATTTCATCTGTTCCTTTTGGAGAAATACGTGACCATGCGAATGAAAGTCGGAAACATTTAAACCCCATTTCTGCAAATAAAGCGATATCTTCCTTGTAATGATGATAAAAATCAGTCGCCGCATGTGATGGATAGTATCTATTTTCATCTATATAACCTACTGCTCCATCTGGTAAAGATTCTTCTCGCGTCACTTCTCCAATACTGCCATCTTGTCTTTTAAAAGTCACTTTTCTAGGAACCTTGTAGGCACCGCCTGTAATGGCATCTAAAGTTGATAATCCTTTACCACCAGATAGGTAGCCACCTTCATATTGATTCGCTGCAGTTGCACCTCCCCATAAAAAATTCTTTGGAAATCCTTTTGTAGTTGTCATTCGTATAACTCCTTTCTAGCTTGAAAAGCGAACTTTTGTTCGCTCTTCTTTATTTTTCAAGCATCATTAAGACATCATTGTTAGAAACGGTCATATTTTCATACGTTTGAA encodes:
- a CDS encoding family 1 glycosylhydrolase; the protein is MTTTKGFPKNFLWGGATAANQYEGGYLSGGKGLSTLDAITGGAYKVPRKVTFKRQDGSIGEVTREESLPDGAVGYIDENRYYPSHAATDFYHHYKEDIALFAEMGFKCFRLSFAWSRISPKGTDEINEEGLQFYESVIDELLKYSIEPIITINHFDIPMYLADQYDGWSSRKVIDYYVFLCEVIFKRFKNKVKYWMTFNEINFLRSWAQIGIRSSEPQSKFQALHHIFVASAKAVQLGHSINPKFKIGMMVAYIPAYPMSCRPEDVYEAVKRNRQQEFVMDVQCRGYYPNYQLKEFERQGFEIVKEGDDDAIIAAGTVDYIGFSYYMSTVASSDPNAERSEGNQVLAYKNPYLNTSEWGWAIDPLGLRISLSQLYDRYHLPLFVVENGFGAVDKVEDGEIHDDYRISYFKAHIEEMRNAITEDGVDLIGYTPWGCIDVVSSGTGEMKKRYGFIYVDMDDKGNGSLKRLRKDSFYWYKKVIESNGENLE